Proteins from a genomic interval of Microbacterium imperiale:
- a CDS encoding DUF3566 domain-containing protein: MSTVADKLARKSTSKTSAKQVRLRLVYVDFWSAVKLSFLASVALAIVTVVATFLVYMVLSTTGLIDRVDELFVAFSNGDFSIKQFLNLPQVMAFSAIVAILNLIVITVLGAVVAGIYNVMVKVTGGLLVGFTSN, from the coding sequence ATGAGCACGGTCGCCGACAAACTCGCCCGGAAGTCCACGAGCAAGACCAGCGCCAAGCAGGTGCGCCTGCGCCTGGTCTACGTCGACTTCTGGTCCGCGGTGAAGCTGTCGTTCCTGGCGTCGGTGGCGCTGGCGATCGTCACCGTCGTGGCGACGTTCCTCGTGTACATGGTGCTGAGCACGACCGGTCTGATCGACCGGGTCGACGAGCTCTTCGTGGCGTTCTCGAACGGCGACTTCTCGATCAAGCAGTTCCTGAACCTGCCGCAGGTCATGGCGTTCTCGGCCATCGTGGCCATCCTGAACCTCATCGTCATCACCGTGCTCGGCGCCGTCGTCGCCGGCATCTACAACGTGATGGTGAAGGTCACGGGCGGTCTGCTGGTCGGATTCACCTCCAATTAG
- a CDS encoding aminoacyl-tRNA deacylase has product MTDDFEPTSRVRLAAAERGLDVVVRERPDAGSLDEAAALLGLEPDDIVKTLVVKRSDDTYLFALVPGDRVISWPKLRAVVGVNKLRLPEPELALAATGYERGTIVPIGSTTDWPVVADASIVGRRIAMGAGAHGYSLFVDADALIAAYGATVADITEQRSR; this is encoded by the coding sequence ATGACCGACGACTTCGAGCCCACGTCTCGCGTCCGCCTCGCGGCGGCCGAGCGTGGGCTCGATGTCGTCGTGCGCGAGCGCCCGGATGCCGGCAGTCTCGACGAGGCCGCCGCGCTGCTCGGCCTCGAGCCCGACGACATCGTCAAGACGCTCGTCGTCAAGCGCAGTGACGACACCTACCTGTTCGCGCTCGTCCCCGGAGACCGCGTCATCTCGTGGCCCAAGCTCCGAGCGGTCGTGGGCGTGAACAAGCTGCGGCTGCCCGAGCCCGAGCTCGCCCTCGCCGCCACCGGATACGAGCGCGGCACGATCGTGCCGATCGGCAGCACGACCGACTGGCCCGTCGTCGCCGATGCGTCGATCGTCGGTCGGCGCATCGCCATGGGCGCCGGTGCCCACGGTTACAGCCTCTTCGTCGACGCCGACGCTCTCATCGCCGCCTACGGCGCGACCGTGGCCGACATCACCGAGCAGCGTTCGCGCTAA
- a CDS encoding DNA helicase: MSLSRKRKKQLRKLQKQANTLWESQQVLVGEAAKVAREAGNQLGNYSREHVQPAVQQSYAQYAAPYVDKSVRATRKVYNGALIPAAGAVVGGALSVWDAANDTRERLAHGRGVNLDLTSVKKNAAKYGKKATKTFQSRAALPEPKKKRGAGGVIALVLGVAAAAGVLYAAWQTLRADDELWVADDPLRAPDA, from the coding sequence GTGAGCCTCAGCCGCAAGCGCAAGAAGCAACTCCGCAAGCTCCAGAAGCAGGCGAACACCCTGTGGGAGTCGCAGCAGGTCCTGGTTGGCGAGGCCGCCAAGGTGGCTCGTGAAGCCGGCAACCAGCTCGGCAACTACAGCCGCGAGCACGTCCAGCCGGCTGTGCAGCAGTCGTACGCGCAGTACGCCGCGCCGTACGTCGACAAGAGCGTCCGCGCGACCCGCAAGGTGTACAACGGCGCGCTGATCCCGGCGGCCGGTGCCGTCGTCGGCGGAGCACTCTCCGTCTGGGACGCCGCCAACGACACCCGCGAACGCCTCGCGCACGGCCGTGGCGTGAACCTCGACCTGACGTCGGTCAAGAAGAATGCCGCCAAGTACGGCAAGAAGGCGACCAAGACGTTCCAGTCGCGCGCCGCACTGCCCGAGCCCAAGAAGAAGCGCGGCGCCGGTGGCGTGATCGCCCTGGTCCTCGGTGTCGCTGCCGCCGCCGGCGTGCTCTACGCCGCCTGGCAGACGCTCCGCGCCGACGACGAGCTGTGGGTGGCGGACGACCCGCTGCGCGCTCCCGACGCCTGA